Within Haematobia irritans isolate KBUSLIRL chromosome 2, ASM5000362v1, whole genome shotgun sequence, the genomic segment accagatctcaaatttggcccacatctaattatatctaatctgatataattagatgttaatatatctaattatatataattttatctacaaaTTGTAACACTTCCCCGTTACATATAATATTACCCTATTTAATAAAACGAATTATATAATATACTATATTAATAATGGTAAAACTGTATTATATAAATTACTATTAATTTCGtacattttatgtatgttaaGTAACTTAAGttttagaattcattaaaaacaaaaaacgaaaaagttaAACAATAGTGGTCTATTTACTACTTTTGTCGTTTGATCTCGCCAAGACGTTGGGACATTGCCCTCTCGACGTCTTTTTTCGATTGTGGCTCCCAATTCCGCTCTTTCGCAACCCGGAATGAAAAATCTAAAGACAGAAACAGATTTATcagttaatttgaaatttatagatttGGTATAAGGGTATACTTACCAACAATAGCTTCTCTGGCCCTGTAATTTAGGGCAAAAACGGGTTCTAACTGTCTCTCCAAACCCTGTGCCCTTGGGGGTTGTCCAGTGAGGGTGGCTTTCTTAAGTACATTTCGTTTGAATACGCCTTCCAGCAATTTGCGAGCCACATGCGAAGCCTTGTGGGACGTCCCCAATGCCATGTTGTGAATGATGGCTCGACAATATATGTTGTTCCCAATACATATCATctgtaaagaaacaaaaataaaagcattgcaaaatatttaattttgtctaaattcattgtttcaaaaaaagtaaaagtaggTCCAACAAAACACTTTTGACAACTATTAGATTTGCTCTTGATACTTaccttttcattaaaattgctgcAAAGAAGCTGCTCCTCATCATCACTACATTGGACGGATTGCTCTACCGTAATTTCTGGTAAAGCCTGGCTTTGTTTTAGAGCTTCTAGTTGATCCTCCGTCTCCCTTATTTTCTTTTGCAGAACCTCAATTTCATTTTCCTGAAAGAAAAACCATttagttttatatttatacactgaaaaaaaaacatgcccggttccaaagattttgtctttactttaaaaattttggtattgattccgagccaaagaagcggagaatacaagtaaggatacttttaagacactattctcttttaaatttgggttttgtgtacttgcttttaggaagcaaattttaatttttcgctttttcagcttttttttcttcatatgctatcaaagtcctctaaaaacgagttaacgacaactttattttccaaattaagacttgacttccagtagaaattatgatctgTTTCAAGTactaaacgtctttaaaatgaagtgttgaaaaatatgtcctatatttgaacgattttttgctttgtagtcaagatgcaaaaaggcaacaaatttaaagacaatttcattaaatgtaaagctttttctgagttattaaagtcaagttgaccttagcccaaacatttttctttcatgttatgatatccatttttaagtgaaatcacttaattataaggataatacgacttcattgaaaagtttattgacttttggacaaggaaaaaaactttatggtagagaattgcgtcttccgtgctaagcaaaatttgcattcgtattttaaagacatgaaatctttgacctcacgacaatatttttttcagtgtatatagatAATAACAAAACACAAAACTTACCTCGTCACTGGACGTAGTTATACgtctttttatgtttttttttatttgcatttgcatttcatcaatatataaaaattgcaacaaaacaataaacttaCCTTATCACAGCTTCTCTTACTCTTTTATCTTCCTCGAAAAATGAGAAGacattagatttttatatgaaataaaaatatcaaactcgcattatcaaatatttgataattttttttttttcaaatttaataacaacaggcgttgctaatggtgatagttatggggtgacatttttgaaaacaaaaagacagttgtgtctgaaagtcaagcattttatgaagacacttcaaaatgatatttaaaagggtttcttgaaactgtcgcaatatataaagatTGTTTGGTTATGTTCACCACTTGTTTTGATGTGCTACCAAACATACGTGCTTGTAACCAAGTATATCACGTTAATATTCTCGTaacaaacacattatttttaaacacaaacatatacaaatatttttttatccgtgttacagaactggttcatgatttaatgcgatatatatatataattagatatggagctatatatagtatatataattagatatgatgtcatatatgaagatataaaattagatcttaccagatatgactgatataaatagatataacaacatatataattagatcttgaatcagatctaatcatatatcacactatacataacatatctccgtagatctatttatatctacaaccatatctgagcagatataattatatatactttgatattattagacatgattagatctctcaatttttacacgggtatttCATTATTTCATAAACAGAAAAATGGGTTTTATACACATATCATATGATTTGCACTAATAGTGTCACATGCATTTTTATTTAGCTTTAAAACTGTCttctctaaattttgaaattgatattgtaatttattatatttatgtgGATTCGATTAAGACATATATGTGGCGCACAGTTATACAATTTCCTTAGGACAATTTTGTAGAATGGATAATTTAGAGCTATTCCCAACAGTTTTGCGCAAATTTTCCGTATTTATTAACCGACCCTCTTCAACTACAATTAGTAAAAGTGCATTCGCCTCAATAATTTATATTGGAATTCAAtagaattagaaataaatttattaaatggtTGGTAAGGGTGAAAAAAATAGTATGCGTGTGTTACACTAATTCATTCCTTCCTTTATTTTTGCCCAAATGATAGTTCCATCCAAAGTTTatattaattcataatattttgaggTATTCTATATGCAAAAATTAGGACAGTCTCCTTCGATCAATTATtcgaatcgaaatcgccattaatcTTGAAAACCAATTCAAAAGTTTGTATTTTACTCCTCTCATCACAGCCCAATCCTATTATTCCTATTTCAGTAGCACGCTCACATCTCTCTATTAATGCTCTACCAATGACTCTGAAACTGTATCAATGGTCGCATAACAAAAGCCAAACAAATACAACAATCGGCATAAAAATAAATCGATTCTTGGGTACGACCGTCTTCAAATTAGAATAATGCCTTAAATTGGTTTAATTGTGCCCACtcaataattttggaaaagtacactcaaaaaaggggCTATAataccaactgaactttattttagttcataaagaTTTATTGATGTTAGTGTGAGCAAGTGTTCCttagatgaatatttttttgcttaTTTATTGGTGTgtactaaaaaaaagaaaacaaaagttttatgcaaatatagtaattttactaaaaaataaaatatttcatattttcctaaaatgggagaagtttgcttaaattgtgttcataatcctctcaaatgagtaaattttactaaactttTACCGGCCTTGaatttcgtacagcgctaaagacattttaacaatttttggatccaaattttttctttcaacatattaaattttcttaaacaacacaaaaatattattacttctaataaattttcttcaatttgacaaaaagaattAGCTTATTTGTAATATGTTGCAATTAAAcaaaatagttaaaattttccaaaataatagCAACCATATATCCGTATATGGCAACCCTATAGAAGTAAGcttaactaaatttaaattaaaattgtttaatgtattggtctaaatattatttaacaaaattaaatataattttactttCCAAAATTACTATTTCCAGCGCCTTTAGAAAATAAACACGACTAACTGATCACTTTACTACGTAAAACATGAAACCACCCACTCCCCTCCCACCCTATATATTACCATCTTACAATCCTATTATTCCCATTGCTCCCAATCAACTCTCACATTATCGCTCTCAAGCTTACTCTCCACCATGCCAGCATAACAAAAgccaacataaagggtgatttgttaagagcttgataacttttttttttaaaaaaaacgcataaaatttgcaaaatctcatcggtacttatttgaaacgttagattggtccatgacatttactttttgaagataatttcatttaaatgttgaccgcggctgcgtcttatgtggtccattcggaaagtccaattttgggcaactttttcgagcatttcggccggaatagcccgaatttcttcggaaatgttgtcttccaaagctggaatagttgctggcttatttctgtagactttagacttgacgtagccccacaaaaaatagtctaaaggcgtcaaatcgcatgatcttggtggccaacttaccggtccatttcttgagatgaattgttctccgaagttttccctcaaaatggccatagaatcgcgagctgtgtggcatgtagcgccatcttgttgaaaccacatgtcaaccaagttcagttcttccatttttggcaacaaaaagtttgttagcatcgaacgatagcgatcgccattcaccgtaacgttacgtccaacagcatctttgaaaaaatacggtccaatgattccaccagcgtacaaaccacaccaaacagtgcatttttcgggatgcatgggcagttcttgaacggcttctggttgctcttcactccaaatgcggcaattttgcttatttacgtagccattcaaccagaaatgagcctcatcgctgaacaaaatttgtcgataaaaaagcggattttctgccaacttttctagggcccattcactgaaaattcgacgttgtggcagatcgttcgtctattcatgatgaaatgtcaaagcatactgagcatctttctctttgacaccatgtctgaaatcccacgtgatctgtcaaatactaatgcatgaaaatcctaacctcaaaagaatcaccctttacaatgcgCACACACCCACACGCAAcaacaaaccaaacaacaactctttcgctctcactctcaaagtacaacacaacaacgacaacaacgtcaataattttagaaaaatgcaattttctccatgaaaaatgcatcaatttaaaaaattaaaacaattcgccatatctacagaaaattacctttcatttgataccaaatttaCCCCACAACACCACCTCCCGCGCCCACAATATGTACCCAAAAAAAGTGTAgcgtattaatatatatatattttttttttctaaagttgaGTACTTTGTATGAAATGCATTACCTTCTTTTATTATGTAGCTAATACTTTTTTTAATGGTAGCCCGATTAACTTCATGTTCATTtagattgtgaaaaattttgcaataatttccaTCGGGATGTCGGTTATAAAATCTTTCGTCTAGCGTTTTGTTTGACATTCCAACACCCACGGAGTCAGAAGGAATGTTCAGAAAACCATAATTTCAAAACGGACttgtttgaaatcaaaaaaagtcAACATGTTCTCAATGGACCTTTGTAATTACACTAAAAGAAGAGTTCTTTTcttaggaacgaaattttagacaaagttttatcTTGAcactaaaacattttgtttaaaaacaaataaaacggAATAGAAACAATCGTTCTAAAGTTTGagataaattcgggtttattttattcttaaagaaaaaaCTCTGTAATAAAGGTGAGTAAtaagtttgagtttagccgctaactcaaaaataaatcagtaaaaaatataaaattaaaagtctttgcacattttaatataacttgatggggaaaagcccaaagtaaCCATTTCGAAAGTTTtcattctttaaaatggattagttaagaaaagtaatcgtgaaaaatgacgattttagcggctaaactcgaacttaatacccaccttaaaggggAATTTGGTTTGGGTGAAGCACTTGAAGTCAGTGTTtgaattttgctcaaaaatgtgctgaaaaaaaaacataaaaaacccTTTTTATTTGAGTGCCGGAGCACACTGCAACTCGGCGCTTTTTAAAAGGAGCGTGCCGACATGACAGCTCCGCTTACAAGTGCCAATGAAATGAGCAgcacttttcaaaaaatcgtcagtaaattattgtgttttttttttttttttttttttttttttttttcctttattgtTCCTCTTGGGAGCATAGGGCTTCtacaagaattttatatctacttttatcgatacatataattttaatatcgtTTAGTGTCTTGTTTATTCTTAATAATTCAGTTTGTACAGTTCTGCGCCATGTATTTTTGGGTCGCCCTGGTCTTCTCGATCCTTGGGGGTTCCACTCCATGGCCATTCTAGAGATGCTGTTTGTCGGTTTCCGTAATGTATGCCCAATCCATCTCCATTTTCGTCTAGCAATTTGTCTTGTTATTGGTTCTTCATTTACTTTTGTATACAGTTCTCCATTTGTTATTGTATTGGGCCAGAATATACCACATACTATGCGGAGGCACttgttgataaaagtttgaattcTTTGTGCTATGTTTTTAGACATGAGCCAGGTTTCGCTTCCATATAAAAGTATTGACTTCACGCACGAAttgaaaatctttatttttgtgTTCTGAGATATTTGTCTTGCCCTCCATATTTTCTTCAGTCGGCCAAATGCTGATCTGGCTTTTTTCAGCCGATTGTCAACGTCCTCTTCTATCCCGTTGTCACTAGACATCATACTACCCAAATAGCAAAAGTTCTGAACAAAAGAGATAGGCTGATTGGAGATGGTGAAGTTGCTATCGGTAGATTGGTTAATACGCATTGCGAAAGTTTTGCTAATATTCACTTCCAAACCTACTTGTTTTGACATGGCGACGAGGTCGTTAAGCTTATTTTGCATGTCAGAGTGTTTATGGGATAATAGGCAGATGTCGTCTGCGTACGCTAGGTATTCAAGGTGCCTGTGCATGTTCCATACTATCCCTCTTTTTTGTTGAGACAACTTTAGCATGATGTCTTCTAGCACTACTGCAAACAGAAGTGGCGAAAGTGGGCAGCCTTGTTTAACACCAGCATTTGTGTAAAATGGGTCACTGATCGTACCATTGTGACGTACTTGTAGCGTGAAGTTTGTGTACATAGCTTTGatgatatttattattttcttcgggACCTCTTTGCGTACCAAAGCTTCCCATATCGATCTTCTCTTTATTGAATCAAACGCTTTTTTAAAATCTATGAATACCATATACAACGGTGTACGCCATTCGATAGATTGTTCTATAACTATACGGAGTGTGTTTGTTTGATCTAAACAACTTCTGTGCGGTCTGAATCCTGCCTGCTCTTCGCTTAACGCTTGCTCTACACATTGCATTCTATTATTGAGAATTATCGCTAGTATTTTGTAAATCGTGTTCAGCAGGGTAATGCCTCTCCAATTATTGCAGTCCGTGAgatcgtttttctttggtagtTTTATTACTGTTCCTTTTGTCCACTCTTCTGGCAGTTGTTCCGTTAGCCATGCTTTTTGTATATGTGGGGTTAGTATTTCCGCTGATACCTGAGGGTTTGTTTTTAGGAGTTCAGGTGGGATACCGTCTTCTCCTGGAGATTTGTTAGATTTTAATTTGAGGATGGCATTGGCTATTTCATTAATGTCTGGCATGTCCACGTTTATGCTACTGATATTCGCTTCCGATTCGTTGTGTTCGCTATACCCGTTGTCTTCGTAAACTCCATTATCGTTGCTAATCgattcaaaatgttgtttccatcTACGTGTTTGTTCCTCAGTTGTGGTTAGGAGTCTACCTTGTTCGTCCTTGATTAGCTGATTGTGGTTTCTGTACTGGTTTGATATTTGACCAATTATTTTGTGTAGTTCCCTCATATTATTGGCTCCTGCTGCCGCCTCTGCTTCGTTTGCCAAATTCTGGAGGTAATTCCTTTTATCATTTCGCGCTGATTTCTTAACTGCCTTTGCGATTTCGTGGTATTGGGCTCTGAGGTTCAAGTTATCCGACTGGTGCCTTTTTAGTCGGTTTCTTTCCTGTATAAGTCCCCACGTTGTTTCCGATATCCATCTTTTCCTTCTCTCGGGTTGCTTGTgtcctattttattttttcctatttCTCTTAGCATGTTGCACGTATGTTCCCACGTGTCGTCATTTCCCGGTAAGCAACTCCGTAGAGAGTTTCCTACCTCCTCTTTTAGTTCTACGTTTCTCAGTTTCGATACGTCTAGGAGTTTGTGTAGCCTTCCCTTGTTTCTGGCGATaatgttttttagtttgatttttaTTGAAGCGACTACTAGCTCGTGGTCGCTGTCTATGTCAGCCCCTCGTTTTGATCGAACGTCTTGGAGCGAACCTCTCCATTTACGACCGATGCATATATggtcaatttgatttttcgttGTGCCGTTGGGCGATGTCCATGTGTATTTGTGTATGTCTTTATGGGGGAACAGTGAACCACCGATAACCAGATCAAAAGTTTGTGTATATGAGCATAAATGTAGAGCGTCCCGGAAGGCGGTAATCAGTCCAGTGTAGTACCAACTACGAGCCATTAAAAGAAAAAGGTTTAAAAAACAATCAAGAATTTGTGCCATCtcctgtatcgtctacaaccgtgcatcgagccaaaaaacgagccggactatcgacttacaagaaggtagttactccaaatcgcgatgataaacaaaatacgacggccaaagcgcgatcccggaggcggtACACGACGattctgacgaagtttgactgcgtggtaatggacgacgaaaccttcgtcaaagccgactacaagcagcttcagggacaggagttttatacggcaaaaggaaggggaaaggtagcagatattttcaagcacataaaactgtcaaagttcgcaaagaaatatctggtttggcaagccatctgtacctgtggcttgaaaagcagcattttcatggcttccgggactgtcaaccaagaaatttacgttaaggagggtttgaataaacgtctgctgcctttcctgaagaaacacggttgttccgtactgttttggccggatttggcatcttgccattacggtaaaaaggccatggagtggtacgccgccaacaacgtgcaggtggttcccaaggacaagaaccctcccaacacgccagagctccgcccaattgagaaatactgggctattgtcaagcggaacctaaagaagaccaaaaaactgctaaggacgggtagcagttcaaggcaaactggctttctgcggcgaagaaggtggacaaggtggctgtacaaaatctgatggcaggtgtcaagcgtgaggcccggcaattcggatttggaaaagcgaaagcctaactgaatatttttcctgaattttatactaattgaacttgaaaaagaaatttaatttgattttttaaataaacgatttcaccgatttacacgcgttttcccttgaccaaattttgaccgtatcaccctttatatccgtgggcgggattattttcgtgagcgtatttttctgaaattcgttactcacacaCACCACTATCGTGGTTTAATATTTAAAGAGTTACATACAAATTGTGTATgaacacaattaaaaattcaaatcagAACACGTCTCCATTCATTTGATTTgtatttcaacttaaaaaaatcacatatggcatcaccaaattctatttgtgTCACACATACTACTACATATTTTTTGTGTCACATATGAAAGAGCTGTGTGACCAAGAATTTTTCGTTTAAATTAGCTCGAAAAGAGCCTATTTTTCCGTGCCGCTCATTCGTTTTGGCACTTTATTCAGAACACGTCTCCATTCATTTGATTTgtatttcaacttaaaaaaatcacatatggcatcaccaaattctatttgtgTCACACATActattacatattttttgtgtcACATCCCACCCGACCAAAGTGCCGAGAAATGGCGAAGGTTCGCTAAagcgaacatttttcgaaataatttaaagcgcacattattcgagaaaagttctataatagaaaaatttcgaacgttcgttgtttcgaagtaataacgaatatttttcgGCTTATTTGTTGGTGTTCCGCCATGTTTATTTTTGACAAAGACAGAGATTAAAAAGTCATTTCAGTTTAAGGAATTGTTAAGTGCGGGTGAAGTGTCGTAGCGAATCTAAAAGAGGTaagtaatatatttatatatcttaaaaaaaaaactatcaattttctttcttgtttaatttgcagatgtatccaggaaaatgttactcattgattatagtccttttcaatGGCATAGCCACGACCGGCTTAATAAGAAATTCCGCGCAAAGAAGTCAAAGCAGTGCCTTAAAtcactttaaatatatattcctaaatgtaaataatttaagtattttgttcgcaacactaatatctatattattttgtattataattatctatattgtgttgtaataaaataaaaacaaacttgaaaattttcttttactacacaacttataatgggaacaaaatgggaataaaacagtatagaaaaccttcgaaagcggaatgatatcgaatacgaaaacgaattcgaaatagattcgttaacgatcaattatagatatcgcgaaaccttctttaacgaatcactagcaagccttcgaaaacgaagagtttgctggcagtaacagcacgacagatgaacgtttttcgaatttttttcgaACCATTCTCGATATCGTTTTCGATAGTTTTATTCGAGAAAAAACcgagaatatttctatatcgaatacgataacgaatatttttcggcttatttgttggtgttccgccatgtttgttttttacaaagacagagattaaaaagtcatttcagtttaagaaattgttaagtGCGGGTGAAGTATCTTAGCGAATCTAAAAGAGgtaagtaatttatttataaagggtgattcttttgaggttaggattttcatgcattagtatttgacagatcacgtgggatttcagacatggtgtcaaagagaaagatgctcagtatgctttgacatttcatcatgaatagccgaacgatctgccacaacgtcgaattttcagtgaatgggccctagaaaagttggcagaaaatccgcttttttatcgacaaattttgttcagcgatgaggctcatttctggttgaatggctacgtaaataagcaaaattgccgcatttggagtgaagagcaaccagaagccgttcaagaactgcccatgcatcccgaaaaatgcactgtttggtgtggtttgtacgctggtggaatcattggaccgtatttttttcaaagatgctgttggacgcaacgttacggtgaatggcgatcgctatcgttcgatgctaacaaactttttgttgccaaaaatggaagaactgaacttggttgacatgtggtttcaacaagatggcgctacatgccacacagctcgcgattctatggccattttgagggaaaacttcggagaacaattcatctcaagaaatggaccggtaagttggccaccaagatcatgcgatttgacgcctttagactattttttgtggggctacgtcaagtctaaagtctacagaaataagccagcaactattccagctttggaagacaacatttccgaagaaattcgggctattccggccgaaatgctcgaaaaagttgcccaaaattggactttccgaatggaccacctaagacgcagccgcggtcaacatttaaatgaaattatcttcaaaaagtaaatgtcatggaccaatctaacgtttcaaataaagaaccgatgagattttgcaaattttatgcgttttttttttttaaaaagttatcaagctcttaacaaatcaccctttatatcttttaaaaaaaactacaaattttctttcttgtttaATTTGCAGATGTATCCAAGAAAATGTTACTCAttcattatagtccttttcaatGGCATAGCCACGGTCGGCTTATTCCGCGCAAAGATGTCAATGCAGTGCCTTAAATCACTTCAAATATATAAtcctaaatgtaaatattttaagtattttgttcgcaaccctaatatctatattttttgtattctaattatatatattgtgttgtaataaaataaaaacaaacttgaaaattttcttttactacaCAACTTATAAGGGAACAAAATGGGAATAAAACAGTATAGGAAACCTTCGAAAGCGGAATGATATCGAATACGAAAACGAATTCGAAATAGATTCGTTAACGATCATTTATAGATATCGCGAAACCTTCTTTAACGAATCACTAGCAAGCCTTCGAAAACGAAGAGTTTGCTGGCAGTAACAGCACGACAGATGaacgtttttcgaaattttttcgaaccatTCTCGATATCGTTTTCGATAGTTTTATTCGAGAAAAAACCGAATATTTCTATATCGAATACGATAACGAACATTGTGGTCAGGTGGGATATGAAAGAGCTGTGTGACCAAGAATTTTTCGTTTAAATTAGCTCGAAAAGAGCCTATTTTTCCGTGCCGCTCATTCGTTTTGGCACTTTTTTCATAGGGCTCCGAGAGCAAGAGCTAAAAAACTGAACAGCCCTTTTTTAAAAAAGTGCCTAGCCGGAGCTTCGGAGCCATTTCGAACATAGATTGGAGtagcttttttcgttatttttgcTTATTCATTTTAAATAATCTACACTCAAtaaaatgtgagtattaaacgCACCAGTAAAAATtatcataattttgtttaatgGAAATCATTTTAAATCGGAAATAATAAGTTAAAATTCGATAGTATTGTTActattgattgttttttttttttggaactatCGAAAATATCGAGTGGTGCGACTGTCGATAGTTTTGAAGCTATATTATCaatggacaaaatttgaatatagAACCAATTGGAGGTTCATACTATCCTGAATTCTTATATGAGAAAGTATAAATAATGACTGCAAAAAACATGGCACTGATACTTTTACTCCAAGACTTCAGTGTAATTTTAATGCTTATT encodes:
- the LOC142225289 gene encoding uncharacterized protein LOC142225289, which translates into the protein MQIKKNIKRRITTSSDEENEIEVLQKKIRETEDQLEALKQSQALPEITVEQSVQCSDDEEQLLCSNFNEKMICIGNNIYCRAIIHNMALGTSHKASHVARKLLEGVFKRNVLKKATLTGQPPRAQGLERQLEPVFALNYRAREAIVDFSFRVAKERNWEPQSKKDVERAMSQRLGEIKRQK